In Veillonellaceae bacterium, the following are encoded in one genomic region:
- a CDS encoding MFS transporter, with protein MLDTETKPTNQRYILVFILLITLLVAYLDRVNVSVLAADNAFLTEMGIKGQPVQMGMLMTLFLIAYGFSNVLLSPLGDILGPRKAMSLSIVLWGVSLLIGGFAMSFSTMLVARVILGLGEGMHWPMQSSYVKNWFPPHERGKANAVWIIGLMVGPAIAMPFFTWIVQDFGWRASFFILVVLGLLPLILLWFWTTDYPRQHKRVNLAELNLIEEGQRAEKEAEAQTKNTTLWENMKVFIFNYRFWLITIFYFCLASIFWGTMAWLPSYLKVARGFSWVAMGAWSSLPYVLGVASVVIFGYLSDKIGRRAPLCAISMLGAAAGIYFGAHAPDNTTAAILISLGIASIGIGLPSVWTLLQQIVPGKAIGAGAGMMNGISNGGSAFSPVLIGFFISVTGSYVGGLMFLVGLGLVAAVCMLILSVQKY; from the coding sequence ATGCTGGATACTGAAACGAAACCCACTAATCAAAGGTATATTCTTGTCTTTATACTATTAATTACCCTTCTCGTAGCTTATCTTGATCGGGTAAACGTGTCAGTCCTAGCCGCCGACAATGCCTTTCTGACTGAAATGGGCATTAAAGGGCAACCGGTTCAAATGGGAATGCTAATGACATTGTTTTTGATTGCTTACGGCTTTTCTAATGTTTTATTAAGTCCGTTAGGTGATATATTAGGACCGCGAAAAGCCATGTCTTTATCCATAGTTTTGTGGGGAGTATCACTATTAATCGGCGGATTTGCAATGTCTTTCTCGACAATGCTTGTAGCACGGGTAATTCTTGGCCTGGGTGAAGGTATGCATTGGCCGATGCAAAGCAGTTATGTTAAAAATTGGTTTCCTCCGCATGAACGAGGCAAGGCTAATGCAGTTTGGATAATCGGCCTAATGGTAGGCCCTGCTATTGCAATGCCCTTCTTTACCTGGATTGTTCAGGATTTTGGCTGGCGGGCGAGTTTCTTTATATTAGTTGTCCTAGGATTGCTACCGCTCATCTTGTTATGGTTCTGGACAACGGATTATCCCCGACAGCACAAGCGGGTTAACCTAGCCGAACTCAATCTTATTGAGGAAGGTCAGCGGGCTGAAAAAGAAGCCGAAGCCCAGACTAAAAACACTACACTCTGGGAAAACATGAAGGTCTTTATTTTTAACTATCGTTTCTGGCTGATAACTATCTTCTATTTCTGTCTCGCCTCGATATTCTGGGGAACAATGGCTTGGCTTCCCTCTTATCTCAAAGTCGCCCGAGGCTTCTCCTGGGTTGCGATGGGAGCCTGGTCATCACTTCCATACGTGTTAGGTGTCGCCAGCGTTGTAATCTTTGGCTATCTTTCAGATAAAATTGGCCGCCGCGCCCCCTTATGCGCCATCTCTATGTTGGGCGCCGCTGCCGGAATATACTTTGGCGCTCATGCCCCGGATAATACTACTGCGGCTATTCTAATATCCCTAGGCATTGCTTCAATCGGCATTGGCCTTCCGTCAGTGTGGACCCTGCTGCAGCAGATTGTTCCCGGCAAAGCCATCGGTGCCGGAGCCGGAATGATGAACGGTATATCAAACGGCGGATCAGCCTTCTCTCCTGTCTTGATCGGTTTCTTTATCAGCGTTACCGGAAGCTATGTCGGCGGTCTAATGTTCTTAGTGGGACTGGGCTTAGTTGCCGCAGTTTGCATGCTGATTCTTTCAGTTCAGAAATATTAA